A window of the Harmonia axyridis chromosome 5, icHarAxyr1.1, whole genome shotgun sequence genome harbors these coding sequences:
- the LOC123681003 gene encoding uncharacterized protein LOC123681003 isoform X2, whose product MESLKMKYESIKKELKKKVNKNNAEALKTGGEKPEFIKIDGPEKKLLDALGLSTHYIPSNLDSDSILPQSSEADTCETNTKREPLEAGQEICKEEMEFYNLQEMLEEENNVDCHENPSEDSSKIILKFEPESPKMMEYIENNNESKKRVSRNYSPPTIKSKKPALHNPRQSKGEVLNKEVENLIELREELLRHQIHHIKTEEQRAQERNEREREKHRKEMELLDIEISIKKTILSNNNSLIQK is encoded by the exons ATGGAATCGTtgaagatgaaatatgaaagtataaaaaaggaattgaagaaaaaagtcaATAAAAACAATGCGGAGGCATTGAAAACTGGGGGAGAAAAACCGGAATTTATAAAAATTGAtggacctgaaaaaaaattgctggATGCCCTCGGTCTTTCTACACACTATATACCATCTAACTTGGATTCTGATAGTATTCTTCCTCAATCAT CTGAAGCTGATACTTGTGAAACAAACACCAAAAGGGAACCATTAGAAGCAGGCCAAGAAATTTGTAAAGAGGAAATGGAATTTTACAACTTACAGGAAATG cTTGAGGAAGAAAACAATGTTGACTGCCATGAGAATCCTTCCGAAGATAGTTCCAAAATAATTCTCAAGTTTGAGCCAGAATCTCCAAAAATGATGGAATATATTGAG AATAACAATGAATCGAAGAAAAGGGTATCGCGAAATTATTCACCTCCTACAATAAAGTCAAAAAAGCCTGCACTCCATAACCCGAGACAAAGTAAGGGAGAAGTTCTTAATAAAGAAGTTGAAAATCTTATAGAGCTAAGGGAGGAACTACTCAGACACCAAATCCATCATATAAAAACGGAAGAGCAACGTGCGCAAGAAAGGAATGAAAGAGAAAGAGAAAAGCATCGAAAAGAAATGGAGCTTTTAGATATTGAAATAAGTATTAAAAAAACCATATTATccaataataatagtttaatacaaaaatag
- the LOC123681003 gene encoding uncharacterized protein LOC123681003 isoform X1, whose product MNIYMEKTKKVRSTKFMPEETSLLIRLALNEKHIVENKTTDAEMWKLKANTWAHIAELFNASSECFRPMESLKMKYESIKKELKKKVNKNNAEALKTGGEKPEFIKIDGPEKKLLDALGLSTHYIPSNLDSDSILPQSSEADTCETNTKREPLEAGQEICKEEMEFYNLQEMLEEENNVDCHENPSEDSSKIILKFEPESPKMMEYIENNNESKKRVSRNYSPPTIKSKKPALHNPRQSKGEVLNKEVENLIELREELLRHQIHHIKTEEQRAQERNEREREKHRKEMELLDIEISIKKTILSNNNSLIQK is encoded by the exons atgaatatatatatggAGAAAACGAAAAAGGTACGATCTACCAAATTTATGCCTGAAGAGACCAGTTTACTGATTCGTTTAGctttgaatgagaaacatattGTGGAGAACAAAACAACGGATGCAGAAATGTGGAAGTTGAAAGCAAATACTTGGGCCCACATTGCAGAActttttaatgcttcttcag AATGTTTTAGGCCGATGGAATCGTtgaagatgaaatatgaaagtataaaaaaggaattgaagaaaaaagtcaATAAAAACAATGCGGAGGCATTGAAAACTGGGGGAGAAAAACCGGAATTTATAAAAATTGAtggacctgaaaaaaaattgctggATGCCCTCGGTCTTTCTACACACTATATACCATCTAACTTGGATTCTGATAGTATTCTTCCTCAATCAT CTGAAGCTGATACTTGTGAAACAAACACCAAAAGGGAACCATTAGAAGCAGGCCAAGAAATTTGTAAAGAGGAAATGGAATTTTACAACTTACAGGAAATG cTTGAGGAAGAAAACAATGTTGACTGCCATGAGAATCCTTCCGAAGATAGTTCCAAAATAATTCTCAAGTTTGAGCCAGAATCTCCAAAAATGATGGAATATATTGAG AATAACAATGAATCGAAGAAAAGGGTATCGCGAAATTATTCACCTCCTACAATAAAGTCAAAAAAGCCTGCACTCCATAACCCGAGACAAAGTAAGGGAGAAGTTCTTAATAAAGAAGTTGAAAATCTTATAGAGCTAAGGGAGGAACTACTCAGACACCAAATCCATCATATAAAAACGGAAGAGCAACGTGCGCAAGAAAGGAATGAAAGAGAAAGAGAAAAGCATCGAAAAGAAATGGAGCTTTTAGATATTGAAATAAGTATTAAAAAAACCATATTATccaataataatagtttaatacaaaaatag